A portion of the Oscillospiraceae bacterium genome contains these proteins:
- a CDS encoding carbohydrate ABC transporter permease — MLFKINRTGKRQTHSIAGDIGVMLFLLTIGAFMILPFVYAIVQSLKPLEELFIYPPQFFVRNPTIENFTNLLLRTNNMWVPFERYVFNSVVITVFGTGLSVIVCCMAAFPLAKYKFPGSAAFERIIVLSLLFVYDVTFIPQYILLSSLGMIDSVYSIIVPAIASSLGLYLMKNFMSQIPTELIEAATVDGAGTWKIFMTVVMPNVKPAWITLVILSFQALWNRDTGSYIFTEQLKNLPAIFRQISVSGTVATAGIASASAVILMLPPIIIFLFTQSKIVETMAHSGIKG, encoded by the coding sequence ATGCTATTTAAAATAAACCGTACCGGAAAAAGACAAACGCACTCAATAGCAGGCGACATTGGTGTAATGCTTTTTCTTCTTACTATCGGTGCTTTCATGATATTGCCGTTTGTATATGCAATTGTACAATCATTAAAGCCTTTGGAAGAGCTGTTTATTTATCCCCCTCAGTTCTTTGTAAGAAATCCCACCATAGAAAACTTTACAAATCTTTTACTCAGAACAAACAATATGTGGGTTCCTTTTGAAAGATATGTATTTAACAGTGTAGTTATAACAGTATTCGGAACAGGCTTAAGCGTAATAGTGTGCTGTATGGCAGCTTTCCCACTCGCAAAATACAAATTCCCCGGAAGCGCAGCTTTTGAAAGAATTATAGTTCTTTCCCTTTTGTTTGTTTACGATGTTACCTTTATTCCTCAGTATATATTACTTTCATCTTTAGGAATGATTGACTCTGTTTACTCAATAATTGTCCCTGCGATTGCTTCTTCATTAGGTCTTTATCTTATGAAAAACTTTATGTCGCAAATTCCTACAGAGCTTATTGAAGCGGCAACTGTTGACGGAGCGGGAACCTGGAAGATATTTATGACGGTTGTAATGCCGAATGTTAAGCCTGCGTGGATAACACTTGTAATTCTATCCTTCCAGGCTCTTTGGAACAGAGATACCGGCTCTTACATATTTACTGAGCAGCTTAAAAACCTACCGGCTATTTTCAGACAGATTTCAGTATCGGGAACTGTTGCAACTGCCGGAATAGCTTCTGCATCAGCAGTTATTCTGATGCTACCTCCTATCATTATTTTCTTGTTTACCCAATCTAAGATTGTGGAAACAATGGCCCATTCGGGAATAAAGGGTTAA
- a CDS encoding sugar ABC transporter permease codes for MHYKKGELKKQIIKHRTQYLMMAPFAILFFIFTVISVVCAIVLSFTNYNMIQTPKFVGWLNYTKILLQDDVFLIAVKNTLIFAIITGPLSYFLCLFFAWLINDLPRFLRVMFTFIYYVPSISGSVYVIWQIIFSGDTYGFANSILMSLGIINEPILWLTDPQYMLTIIIIVQLWASLGTSFLSFIAGLQGVDTTLYEAGAIDGVKNRFQEFVKITLPSMGPQLMFAAVMQIGAAFSVSAICSQLAGFPSTDYAAHTIVTHIQDYGTTRFEMGTACALATILFIVMISTNNLIEKLLKKKTNL; via the coding sequence ATGCACTATAAAAAAGGTGAATTGAAAAAGCAAATAATCAAGCACAGAACGCAATATCTTATGATGGCTCCCTTTGCAATTTTGTTTTTTATCTTTACCGTTATTTCTGTAGTTTGTGCTATTGTTCTTTCCTTTACAAACTACAATATGATACAAACGCCTAAGTTTGTAGGTTGGCTCAATTATACTAAGATTTTATTACAGGACGACGTTTTCCTTATAGCTGTTAAAAATACTCTTATTTTTGCAATTATAACAGGTCCTTTGAGCTATTTCCTATGTTTGTTTTTTGCATGGCTTATAAATGATTTGCCGAGATTTTTAAGAGTAATGTTTACCTTTATATATTACGTTCCCTCTATTTCGGGAAGCGTATATGTAATATGGCAGATAATTTTCAGCGGTGATACATACGGCTTTGCAAACTCAATATTAATGAGTCTTGGAATTATCAATGAGCCTATTCTCTGGCTTACCGACCCTCAATATATGCTGACTATCATTATTATAGTTCAGCTTTGGGCAAGCTTGGGAACCTCATTCTTATCATTTATCGCAGGTCTTCAGGGTGTTGATACCACTCTTTACGAAGCAGGCGCTATAGACGGTGTTAAAAACCGTTTCCAAGAGTTTGTAAAAATAACTCTTCCCTCAATGGGACCTCAGCTTATGTTTGCTGCGGTAATGCAGATAGGTGCAGCCTTCTCAGTAAGTGCTATTTGTAGTCAGCTTGCGGGCTTCCCGTCAACAGACTATGCGGCGCATACGATAGTTACTCACATTCAGGACTACGGTACAACGAGATTCGAAATGGGCACTGCCTGTGCACTTGCTACAATATTGTTTATAGTTATGATATCTACAAACAATCTTATTGAAAAATTACTTAAGAAGAAAACAAATCTGTAA